The Fortiea contorta PCC 7126 genome has a segment encoding these proteins:
- a CDS encoding ABC transporter ATP-binding protein, producing MAPAVLIQNLRKSYGSVEAVKDVSFQVEPGEIFGLLGPNGAGKTTTLRALCTLTTPDAGKIEVSGISVLDHPRIARQRLGYVAQEVALDKVLTGRELLQLQAALYHLPNATGKQRIDTVLDLLGLQEYANKKTGTYSGGLRKRLDLAAGLLHAPDVLVLDEPTVGLDIESRFVVWEFLRKLRASGTTVVITSHYLEEIDALSDRVAIIDRGIVIANGTPSQLKDQVGGDRITLRIREFSPLEEVEIAKNLLQDLPFVQEAIVNTAQGNSLNLVVTPQNDALITIQQKLNAAGLPIFSIAQSRPSLDDVYLAATGKTLMDAELAAVANRDPKAEKKQNMR from the coding sequence ATGGCTCCCGCCGTTTTAATTCAAAATTTGCGAAAGTCCTACGGTAGCGTTGAAGCCGTCAAAGATGTCTCTTTCCAAGTCGAACCTGGAGAAATCTTTGGCTTACTTGGCCCCAACGGTGCTGGTAAGACTACGACCTTACGAGCCTTGTGTACACTCACCACACCAGATGCTGGCAAAATCGAAGTATCTGGTATCTCCGTGTTAGATCATCCCAGAATCGCCAGACAACGCCTAGGTTATGTAGCCCAGGAAGTCGCTTTAGATAAAGTCCTGACGGGAAGAGAATTGCTGCAATTGCAAGCGGCGCTTTATCATCTCCCCAACGCTACTGGGAAACAGCGGATTGACACAGTGCTAGATTTACTCGGCTTGCAAGAATACGCTAACAAAAAAACAGGAACCTACTCCGGGGGTTTACGTAAACGCCTAGACTTGGCGGCTGGATTACTTCATGCGCCGGATGTGCTGGTACTGGACGAGCCGACGGTGGGACTTGACATTGAAAGCCGTTTTGTGGTCTGGGAATTCTTGCGGAAATTGCGCGCGTCTGGAACTACGGTAGTAATTACCAGCCATTATTTAGAAGAGATTGACGCACTGAGCGATCGCGTGGCGATAATTGATCGGGGAATCGTGATAGCCAACGGTACACCTTCGCAGTTAAAAGATCAAGTAGGGGGCGATCGCATCACATTACGCATTCGAGAATTTTCCCCCCTAGAAGAAGTCGAAATTGCCAAAAATCTTCTGCAAGATCTGCCATTTGTGCAAGAAGCGATCGTCAACACCGCCCAAGGAAATTCTCTCAACTTAGTGGTGACACCACAAAACGATGCGCTGATTACTATCCAGCAAAAACTCAATGCTGCAGGCTTGCCCATTTTTAGTATCGCTCAATCCCGCCCCAGCCTGGACGACGTTTATCTCGCCGCCACAGGTAAAACCTTAATGGATGCGGAACTCGCAGCAGTTGCTAATCGTGATCCAAAAGCCGAGAAAAAGCAGAATATGAGATAG
- a CDS encoding ROK family protein produces the protein MVEENGSIRTLSVDIGGSGVKAIVLDVTGTPLTERGRLDTPQPATPEMVINAIAVLAAAQGEFHRASVGFPGVVRSGVTETAANLHRDWIGFDLAAVLSRQLNKPVRVINDADMQGLGAIAGKGVELVITLGTGFGSALFVDGKLVPNMEMGHHQFRKGETYEQQLGRATLEKIGEKRWNKRLEKAIASLQHLFNYDCLYIGGGEAVRVNIHLPLNVKLIPNITGLLGGIALWRN, from the coding sequence ATGGTTGAAGAAAATGGATCGATTCGCACCCTATCAGTAGATATTGGTGGTAGCGGCGTTAAGGCTATAGTATTGGATGTTACGGGGACTCCCTTAACAGAAAGAGGGCGTTTAGATACACCCCAACCTGCGACACCAGAAATGGTGATTAATGCGATCGCAGTTTTAGCCGCAGCACAGGGAGAGTTTCATCGCGCCTCCGTAGGATTTCCCGGTGTAGTCCGCAGCGGTGTCACAGAAACAGCAGCCAATTTACACAGAGATTGGATTGGTTTTGACCTAGCCGCAGTACTTTCAAGGCAATTAAACAAGCCAGTGCGGGTAATTAATGATGCAGATATGCAAGGGTTGGGAGCGATCGCCGGCAAAGGTGTAGAACTGGTAATCACCCTAGGTACTGGATTCGGTTCCGCATTATTTGTAGACGGGAAACTAGTACCCAACATGGAAATGGGACATCATCAGTTTCGCAAAGGAGAAACCTACGAGCAACAGCTAGGGCGAGCGACGCTAGAAAAAATCGGCGAGAAAAGATGGAATAAGCGATTAGAAAAAGCGATCGCTTCTTTGCAACACCTCTTCAATTATGATTGTCTCTACATAGGCGGTGGGGAAGCCGTCAGAGTTAACATCCATCTCCCTCTCAACGTCAAACTCATCCCCAACATCACAGGCCTATTAGGTGGTATTGCTTTGTGGCGAAATTAG
- a CDS encoding 2TM domain-containing protein has protein sequence MTASEPQIVRSYSQEDIQQILQLAIARQADDPDKEFSYQELLEIAAELEISVETLRLAENDWLVQQSDVQQRRVFDTYRRGKFKKRAGNYAIINGFLILVDLMAGGGLAWSLYTLLFSGSAVGLDAWNTFQSKGEDYETAYQKWRRKHQIKKTINSVVSKWFKALQI, from the coding sequence ATGACGGCATCAGAACCCCAAATCGTCCGTTCTTATAGCCAAGAAGACATACAGCAAATTCTCCAGTTGGCGATCGCCCGTCAAGCTGACGATCCAGACAAGGAATTTTCTTACCAGGAATTGTTAGAAATCGCTGCTGAATTAGAAATATCTGTAGAGACTCTCAGACTAGCAGAAAATGACTGGCTAGTGCAACAAAGTGATGTACAACAGCGGCGAGTTTTTGATACTTACCGCCGGGGAAAATTTAAGAAGCGGGCTGGCAACTATGCTATCATCAACGGCTTTTTAATACTAGTCGATCTCATGGCTGGTGGCGGTCTGGCTTGGTCACTTTACACTTTACTCTTTTCTGGGTCAGCTGTCGGGCTTGATGCTTGGAATACTTTTCAATCTAAAGGCGAAGATTATGAAACAGCTTACCAAAAGTGGCGCCGCAAGCATCAAATTAAAAAAACCATTAACTCAGTGGTGAGTAAATGGTTTAAAGCTTTGCAAATCTAA
- the wecB gene encoding non-hydrolyzing UDP-N-acetylglucosamine 2-epimerase yields MTNQKRVYVILGTRPEAIKLAPVIQVFRQSPDFELQVILTGQHREMVDQVMQLFHLQADGNLEIMQPQQTLSDITCRSLRGLEALFRENRPDLVIVQGDTTTAFAAALAAFYQKISVGHVEAGLRTDDIFNPYPEEASRRLISQITQLHFAPTPLAVENLQRSGVLGEIHLTGNTVIDALLNVAATQPVCKVPGLDWNLYRPLLATVHRRENWGEPLQGIAQGFLQILDKFPDTALLLPLHRNPTVREPLQALLGNHPRIFLTEPLDYAELVGAIARSYFLLTDSGGLQEEAPSLGKPVLVLRETTERPEAVSAGTAKLVGTATESITTAASELLSNPDAYAAMANAINPFGDGQAAERILQIVQNYLQNT; encoded by the coding sequence ATGACTAATCAAAAACGAGTTTATGTTATTTTGGGTACTCGCCCCGAAGCCATTAAACTGGCGCCGGTGATTCAGGTTTTTCGGCAATCTCCAGATTTTGAGTTGCAAGTGATTTTGACTGGTCAGCATCGTGAGATGGTGGATCAAGTTATGCAGCTATTTCATCTCCAAGCTGATGGAAATCTGGAAATTATGCAGCCGCAACAAACACTCAGCGATATTACTTGTCGCAGTTTGCGGGGCTTGGAGGCTTTATTTCGAGAAAACAGGCCGGATTTGGTAATTGTCCAAGGTGATACGACTACAGCTTTTGCGGCGGCTTTGGCTGCTTTTTACCAAAAAATTTCCGTCGGTCATGTGGAAGCTGGCTTAAGAACTGATGACATATTTAATCCTTACCCAGAGGAAGCTAGTCGGCGGTTAATTTCACAAATTACCCAGTTGCACTTTGCACCAACGCCCTTGGCTGTGGAAAATTTACAGCGTTCTGGTGTTTTAGGCGAGATTCATTTGACTGGTAACACAGTTATTGATGCATTGTTGAATGTGGCTGCTACCCAACCAGTCTGCAAAGTTCCTGGCTTGGACTGGAATTTATATCGTCCTTTATTGGCGACAGTCCACCGTCGAGAAAATTGGGGAGAACCGCTACAGGGAATTGCTCAAGGGTTTTTACAAATCTTAGACAAGTTTCCGGATACAGCTTTACTGCTACCATTACACCGCAATCCAACGGTGAGGGAACCTCTACAAGCTTTGTTGGGTAATCATCCGCGAATTTTCTTGACAGAACCTCTAGATTATGCTGAGTTGGTGGGAGCGATCGCTCGCTCTTATTTCTTACTAACTGATTCTGGCGGATTACAAGAAGAAGCGCCCAGCTTAGGAAAACCAGTATTAGTGCTGCGTGAAACCACAGAAAGACCAGAAGCGGTGAGTGCAGGTACTGCTAAACTGGTCGGTACTGCTACCGAAAGTATCACAACGGCTGCATCTGAGTTATTGAGTAATCCCGATGCTTACGCAGCAATGGCTAACGCCATTAATCCTTTTGGTGATGGTCAAGCTGCAGAGCGCATTTTGCAAATTGTGCAAAACTACTTGCAAAATACATAA